A single genomic interval of Chloracidobacterium validum harbors:
- a CDS encoding L-threonylcarbamoyladenylate synthase, protein MLTERIICDPHHPDPVALMKAADLLRAGQLVAFPTETVYGLGALAFDETAVARVFAAKGRPPNNPLIVHIAERSWIERVAVDIPPVAYRLMDVFFPGPLTLILHKQARVPPNVTGGGATVGVRLPAHPLAQSLIRAVGAPLAAPSANRFTEVSPTTADHVLKSLGGRIAAVLDGGPCAVGIESAVLDVTTTPPTLWRAGVLAQSTLEASAGEPFQSPPHTATAPSPGQFPRHYAPRARVELQPFGDIKGIEKRLAFWSARGRRLGAVVLSEVDVPPDVTQIRLPSVVAAYAQQLYAALHALDGQLVDIIVIEQVPATAEWDGVRDRLIRAAHEPLPS, encoded by the coding sequence ATGCTAACCGAACGCATCATCTGTGACCCGCACCACCCTGATCCAGTGGCTTTGATGAAGGCCGCTGACTTGTTGCGCGCCGGTCAGTTGGTTGCTTTCCCAACTGAAACAGTGTATGGGCTTGGCGCGCTGGCGTTTGATGAGACGGCGGTGGCGCGGGTGTTTGCCGCCAAAGGACGCCCACCGAACAACCCCCTCATTGTGCACATTGCCGAGCGAAGCTGGATAGAACGGGTTGCTGTTGACATCCCACCCGTGGCGTATCGGCTGATGGATGTCTTCTTTCCAGGCCCACTCACACTCATCTTGCACAAGCAAGCGCGTGTGCCCCCCAACGTCACCGGCGGTGGGGCGACAGTTGGGGTTCGCTTGCCAGCCCACCCCTTAGCCCAGTCCCTCATCCGGGCAGTTGGCGCGCCGTTGGCCGCGCCAAGCGCCAACCGCTTCACCGAAGTGTCGCCAACGACGGCCGACCATGTGCTCAAGAGTCTGGGCGGTCGGATTGCCGCCGTGCTCGATGGCGGACCTTGCGCCGTTGGCATCGAGTCGGCCGTACTCGATGTTACGACCACGCCGCCAACGCTCTGGCGGGCTGGTGTTTTGGCGCAATCCACGTTGGAGGCGTCTGCTGGGGAACCTTTTCAGTCTCCACCGCATACAGCGACTGCGCCTAGTCCGGGACAGTTCCCGCGCCATTACGCTCCCCGCGCGCGTGTTGAGTTGCAGCCGTTTGGCGACATCAAAGGCATTGAAAAGCGGTTGGCCTTCTGGTCCGCGCGGGGACGGCGACTAGGTGCGGTTGTTCTCTCGGAGGTTGATGTTCCCCCCGACGTAACGCAGATCCGCCTACCGAGCGTGGTGGCTGCCTACGCCCAGCAACTTTACGCGGCCTTGCACGCACTCGATGGGCAGCTTGTGGATATCATCGTCATCGAGCAGGTCCCAGCCACTGCTGAGTGGGATGGCGTGCGTGACCGTCTCATCCGCGCTGCCCATGAGCCACTACCCTCATAG
- a CDS encoding bifunctional riboflavin kinase/FAD synthetase, translating to MDIFHDWQAPGIQTPSVLTMGVFDGLHLGHQTIIRRVVERAAALECASTVVTFDPHPRAVLYPDAAPPLLQTLGQRLEALKILGVRQTLVLHFDQDLAALTAAEFAERLLFKALGAREIHLGENFVFGRGRQGNIATLRCLGVDYGCAAYEVESVVLRGRRVSSTRLREAIQSGQINLARRMLSRPYGVEGEVVAGRRLGRTLDFPTANIAVINRVLPADGVYVTATLIRGVWRRSVTNIGVRPTVSGDRMRVVETHILDFSGELYGTSLRTRFLHRLRPEQKFASLDDLRAQIGRDVARARRYFRHPGVRRSLAVE from the coding sequence ATGGACATTTTTCACGATTGGCAAGCGCCTGGCATCCAAACGCCCTCGGTTCTGACCATGGGGGTGTTTGATGGGTTGCATCTGGGACACCAAACAATTATTCGCCGTGTGGTGGAGCGGGCGGCCGCGCTTGAATGTGCCTCAACGGTTGTTACGTTTGACCCACACCCACGCGCTGTACTCTACCCGGATGCCGCGCCACCGCTGCTTCAGACCCTGGGCCAGCGACTCGAAGCCCTCAAGATTCTGGGAGTCCGGCAAACACTCGTTCTGCATTTCGACCAGGACTTGGCAGCGCTGACGGCTGCCGAATTTGCCGAGCGCCTGCTTTTCAAGGCGCTGGGGGCGCGGGAAATCCATCTGGGTGAAAATTTTGTCTTCGGCCGAGGACGCCAGGGCAACATTGCTACCCTCCGCTGCCTTGGCGTGGACTACGGCTGCGCGGCATACGAAGTTGAGTCTGTTGTCCTGCGCGGCCGGCGCGTCAGCTCAACGCGCCTGCGTGAAGCCATTCAATCTGGCCAGATTAACTTGGCGCGGCGCATGCTCAGTCGCCCCTATGGCGTCGAAGGCGAAGTCGTTGCCGGCCGCCGTTTGGGGCGGACGCTCGATTTCCCAACGGCGAATATCGCCGTCATCAATCGAGTGCTGCCGGCCGATGGCGTCTATGTGACCGCAACGCTCATTCGCGGAGTGTGGCGGCGTAGCGTTACCAACATTGGTGTCCGTCCAACCGTGAGTGGTGACCGGATGCGCGTGGTAGAAACCCACATTCTGGATTTCAGCGGCGAACTCTACGGCACCTCCCTCCGCACCCGCTTCCTGCACCGCCTGCGACCGGAACAGAAGTTTGCCAGCCTGGATGACCTCCGCGCCCAAATCGGACGCGATGTCGCCCGCGCCCGCCGCTACTTCCGACATCCCGGCGTACGGCGCTCGCTGGCCGTCGAGTGA
- a CDS encoding tetratricopeptide repeat protein has translation MKRLQGFTWHWLGGLFWLWLATGVAQAQEFADFGIIRSTVNVTLRPADYSADVTATLELTNIAKQAEARTLTLRLTKAAQVTSFTVNDRPMPTDEKKQPGGDTAIATYVAELSPPLGPGKNVTAKLVYTLTYRESTNYAALTPGDSLLLPEAGWTPFIHLPQSSHGPDTAPYVLTVTKPTDGEVWSSGTRQEAGGSISFTSSLAGEPWLLVQPLAPPVTRRFTPASGEPTVVNVHGTRGLPEESSRQAQRLAEEVARILGFYQSLWGAVPVREFQVLTTPRRVVADRRSPELRGRDFDTDRAIRYSAPGVVVLEAATLRRPTLDAETVEWLTANVAQTWLGGQTRLRGRGWGVLADALPAYLTAQYLQQQYGAAAERDFWLRRSFAHGRLAGIRVSQQGFERGIDPILTLQHPALPDYYASLPTKGALVFRLLERLVGRDTLLAAVKSIVLDASGVATYDMLRSRLVGDPPDERRANFFKQWFEELSEPDFVIGVPVKREDGPGWSCALRNLGTGDARLPVVAVTDKGEKLTTTVDLPSKGYATATFETSATIVSVELDPEKVYPQVRFGYDRNSKQFDNDARPEQRYAFGLVLDAEATLTRRLKTNETEAQRQAEAESLLRAAIAREPGFALARAYLARILAFQGKGEAAMAEITAIRQANPPSRYPLAVALLVEGELAMTRQAYDQARMAYKAAFDMEAGPTLDEQARRGLLSSEVAAGQSRPPEEDIRAFLATMDKAIRAGTSKALETCFIRPDTAKFVLGIVVSKPDAWTTQATRMERLDAQRVLLDVNVTVVSATKEEQSGTGLITLRRVGNGWMVDRLDQFVLSKR, from the coding sequence TGACCTCCTTTACAGTCAATGACCGCCCCATGCCGACGGATGAGAAGAAACAACCAGGGGGTGACACCGCGATTGCCACGTACGTGGCGGAACTCTCCCCACCACTTGGGCCGGGCAAAAACGTCACGGCCAAACTGGTGTACACACTGACGTACCGGGAAAGCACCAACTACGCTGCCCTTACGCCCGGCGACAGCCTGCTTTTGCCGGAAGCCGGGTGGACGCCCTTCATCCATCTGCCCCAAAGTAGCCATGGACCCGACACCGCCCCATACGTCTTGACCGTTACGAAGCCGACCGATGGCGAAGTCTGGTCCAGTGGCACGCGACAGGAAGCCGGCGGGAGTATCAGTTTCACCTCATCACTGGCCGGCGAACCGTGGCTACTCGTACAGCCCTTGGCGCCACCGGTCACGCGCCGCTTCACGCCGGCCAGTGGTGAGCCAACAGTTGTCAACGTCCATGGCACGCGGGGACTCCCGGAAGAAAGTTCCCGACAAGCCCAGCGCCTCGCCGAAGAGGTTGCGCGGATTCTGGGCTTTTACCAGTCACTCTGGGGAGCCGTTCCGGTGCGTGAGTTCCAGGTGTTGACCACTCCCCGGCGGGTCGTTGCCGACCGCCGCAGCCCGGAGCTACGGGGGCGGGACTTCGATACCGACCGCGCCATACGCTATAGCGCGCCAGGCGTGGTGGTGCTCGAAGCGGCAACCCTGCGACGTCCGACACTGGATGCTGAAACTGTCGAATGGCTGACGGCTAATGTTGCGCAGACTTGGCTCGGTGGACAGACCCGCCTGCGGGGGCGTGGGTGGGGCGTGCTGGCCGATGCCCTGCCAGCCTACCTCACAGCACAGTACCTTCAACAGCAATACGGAGCCGCTGCCGAGCGCGATTTCTGGTTACGGCGGAGCTTCGCCCATGGAAGGTTGGCGGGCATTCGGGTTTCACAGCAAGGCTTTGAGCGTGGCATTGACCCGATTCTGACCCTGCAACACCCGGCCTTGCCCGACTACTATGCCAGCCTGCCAACCAAAGGCGCGCTTGTCTTCCGGCTCCTAGAACGCCTCGTGGGACGCGATACGTTGCTGGCTGCCGTCAAGTCCATCGTCCTGGACGCCAGCGGTGTGGCAACCTACGACATGTTGCGCAGCCGCCTCGTTGGCGATCCGCCAGACGAGCGCCGCGCCAACTTTTTCAAACAGTGGTTCGAGGAACTCAGCGAACCGGATTTCGTGATTGGTGTTCCTGTCAAACGCGAGGATGGCCCGGGCTGGAGCTGCGCGCTGCGCAACCTTGGCACGGGTGACGCCCGGCTGCCGGTCGTCGCCGTGACCGACAAGGGGGAAAAACTGACGACTACCGTGGATCTGCCCTCCAAAGGCTATGCCACCGCCACCTTTGAAACCTCGGCAACCATTGTCAGCGTGGAGCTAGACCCGGAAAAAGTTTACCCACAGGTACGCTTTGGCTACGACCGCAACTCCAAACAGTTCGATAACGACGCCCGGCCCGAACAGCGCTATGCCTTTGGGTTGGTTCTGGATGCAGAAGCCACACTGACACGCCGGCTGAAAACCAATGAGACCGAGGCCCAACGCCAGGCCGAAGCCGAAAGCCTGTTGCGCGCGGCCATTGCCCGTGAACCGGGCTTTGCTCTGGCCCGCGCCTATCTGGCTCGAATTCTGGCTTTTCAGGGCAAGGGTGAGGCGGCTATGGCAGAAATCACAGCCATTCGCCAGGCCAACCCGCCTTCCCGCTATCCGCTGGCAGTGGCGCTGCTTGTCGAGGGTGAACTGGCCATGACCCGCCAGGCCTATGACCAAGCACGGATGGCCTACAAAGCAGCGTTTGACATGGAGGCTGGCCCAACGCTCGATGAACAGGCACGCCGTGGACTACTGAGCAGCGAAGTAGCCGCCGGGCAGTCACGGCCACCGGAGGAGGACATCCGCGCGTTTCTTGCGACCATGGACAAGGCCATTCGCGCGGGAACGTCCAAGGCACTGGAAACCTGCTTCATTCGGCCAGATACGGCAAAATTCGTCTTGGGTATCGTCGTTTCCAAGCCCGACGCCTGGACCACCCAAGCCACACGCATGGAACGGCTTGACGCACAGCGCGTCCTGCTCGATGTCAACGTGACCGTCGTTTCGGCCACCAAGGAAGAACAGTCTGGCACCGGATTGATAACGCTCCGGCGTGTGGGCAACGGATGGATGGTTGATCGCCTCGACCAGTTCGTGCTGTCGAAGCGATAG